One stretch of Astatotilapia calliptera chromosome 3, fAstCal1.2, whole genome shotgun sequence DNA includes these proteins:
- the LOC113010094 gene encoding N-lysine methyltransferase KMT5A-A-like yields MSSISEQKWKGLALKDFGGEKGKGVIALMPFNKGDVVCDYHGTCITKAAGNQRRQSGSLFFYRDECHRADATASPCACHLHKDSYRRHMNHCQRNPNVKPQRFTMNFPAGPRESVLFIALRDIAVGEELLWDYGV; encoded by the exons ATGTCCTCgatttcagagcagaaatggaaGGGCCTGGCTTTGAAGGACTTCGGGGGGGAAAAGGGCAAAG GTGTCATCGCCCTGATGCCCTTCAACAAAGGAGACGTCGTCTGCGACTACCATGGGACGTGCATCACCAAAGCTGCAGGGAATCAGAGGCGGCAGTCAGGGTCTCTCTTCTTCTACAGGGACGAGTGCCACAGGGCTGATGCCACTGCGTCCCCCTGTGCCTGCCACCTGCACAAGGACTCCTATAGAAGGCACATGAACCATTGCCAAAGGAATCCAAACGTGAAGCCACAAAGGTTCACCATGAACTTCCCTGCTGGTCCTCGGGAGAGTGTGCTGTTCATCGCCCTGAGGGACATCGCGGTTGGAGAGGAGCTCCTGTGGGACTATGGAGTCTAG